From the Sandaracinaceae bacterium genome, one window contains:
- a CDS encoding 5,10-methylenetetrahydrofolate reductase, with the protein MDQTATRWTPPRLTYGITPLKASFTEERKREVAALQCARIQRLPVDALVVYDLQDESSRTDAERPFPFLESIDPLTYAYDYLADVDLPKVVYRSVAGLTADGLTAWLQQLARQHAATVLVGAPSKHQAVHLKLRDAYRIHREQSPTLPLGGVLIAERHEAGGDEVARITEKRALGCEFFVTQAVYSVTASKNVLSDLYYRCEAEQRPMPHVLVTISPCGSQKTLEFMRWLGIAVPRWLENELLHSHDILEKSVDLTVAAFEELHQFAREKGISLGCNVESVSTRKAEIEASVEMVQRVAAILQAAGR; encoded by the coding sequence ATGGACCAGACCGCCACACGCTGGACGCCGCCGCGCCTCACCTACGGGATCACGCCGCTGAAGGCGAGCTTCACCGAGGAGCGCAAGCGCGAGGTGGCGGCGCTGCAGTGCGCGCGGATCCAGCGGTTGCCCGTGGACGCGCTGGTGGTCTACGACCTGCAGGACGAGTCGAGTCGCACCGACGCCGAGCGGCCGTTCCCCTTCCTCGAGTCCATCGATCCGCTGACCTATGCCTACGACTACCTGGCGGACGTGGACCTGCCGAAGGTGGTGTACCGCTCCGTGGCGGGACTGACGGCGGACGGGCTGACGGCGTGGTTGCAGCAGCTGGCGAGACAACACGCGGCGACGGTGCTGGTGGGTGCTCCGTCGAAGCACCAGGCGGTGCACCTCAAGCTGCGCGACGCGTACCGCATCCATCGGGAGCAGTCGCCCACGCTGCCCCTGGGCGGGGTGCTGATCGCCGAGCGGCACGAGGCGGGTGGAGACGAGGTGGCGCGCATCACGGAGAAGCGCGCGCTGGGCTGCGAGTTCTTCGTCACGCAGGCCGTGTACTCGGTCACGGCGAGCAAGAACGTGCTGAGCGATCTCTACTACCGCTGCGAGGCCGAGCAGCGGCCGATGCCTCACGTGCTGGTGACGATCAGCCCGTGTGGGTCACAGAAGACCCTCGAGTTCATGCGCTGGCTGGGCATCGCCGTGCCGCGCTGGCTCGAGAACGAGCTGCTGCACTCCCACGACATCCTCGAGAAGTCGGTGGACCTCACGGTGGCGGCCTTCGAGGAGCTGCACCAGTTCGCGCGCGAGAAGGGCATCTCGCTCGGCTGCAACGTGGAGAGCGTGTCCACGCGCAAGGCGGAGATCGAGGCCTCCGTGGAGATGGTGCAGCGCGTGGCGGCCATCCTGCAGGCTGCCGGGCGATGA
- a CDS encoding alpha/beta hydrolase: MVARTELVLLPGMDGTGVLFQPLLDILPLSLVAHAQRYPTHEALSYDDLVARVLAALPREGDYVLVAESFSGPIALRAAATQPRGLRALVLCASFAEAPVRVPAWLTPFVRPGLMRMSPFALQAPVMLGMSAPASLRALLAEALAAVSPEVLAHRARELLRVDASEALSALHVPLLYLRATRDRLVSARSRDHLLHHCPDATVADIQGPHLLMQAQPEACWQAIEAFLRERVFTG, from the coding sequence GTGGTCGCACGAACCGAGTTGGTACTGTTGCCGGGGATGGACGGCACTGGCGTGCTGTTCCAGCCGCTGCTGGACATACTGCCCCTCTCCTTGGTGGCCCACGCGCAGCGCTACCCCACCCACGAGGCGCTATCCTACGATGACCTGGTCGCGCGCGTGCTCGCGGCGCTTCCCCGCGAGGGTGACTACGTGCTCGTCGCCGAGTCCTTCTCCGGTCCCATCGCGCTGCGCGCCGCCGCGACTCAGCCGAGAGGCCTCCGCGCCCTGGTCCTGTGTGCCTCGTTCGCCGAGGCTCCTGTGCGCGTGCCCGCGTGGCTCACGCCCTTCGTGCGGCCGGGCCTGATGCGGATGTCGCCCTTCGCGCTGCAAGCCCCCGTGATGCTTGGCATGAGCGCACCCGCGTCGCTGCGCGCGCTGCTGGCGGAGGCGCTCGCGGCCGTGTCCCCGGAGGTGCTCGCCCACCGCGCCCGTGAGCTGTTGCGCGTGGACGCCAGCGAGGCGCTCTCCGCGCTGCACGTGCCGCTGCTCTACCTGCGCGCGACGCGAGACCGCCTGGTCAGCGCACGCAGCCGCGACCACCTGCTGCACCACTGCCCTGACGCGACCGTGGCGGACATCCAGGGGCCGCACCTGCTGATGCAAGCGCAGCCCGAGGCGTGCTGGCAAGCCATCGAGGCCTTCCTGCGCGAGCGCGTCTTCACGGGCTGA
- a CDS encoding SDR family NAD(P)-dependent oxidoreductase, translated as MFGTKLSKSSSAVVTGAGSGIGRAFALELVARGGRVICSDIQLAAAEETVGLIEARGGQALALACDVSKLEEVEALATKSEQWLGNPVDLVVNNAGVGIGGRPIGVIPIEDWHWTVGVNLWGVVHGCHVFAPRLRALGRGGIINVCSAASFASAPMMGPYNVTKAAVLALSETLEAELSGSGVRVTALCPTFVKTNIVTNGRIPEATSKLGSQMMARTGVSPEGVVKTTLDALDAHRLYVLPQLEARLIWRMKRLAPVAYNKSSGLLGRMFAPRDAKGADHGAS; from the coding sequence ATGTTCGGCACCAAGCTCAGCAAGTCATCCTCCGCAGTCGTCACCGGCGCGGGCAGCGGCATCGGGCGGGCGTTCGCCCTCGAGCTAGTGGCGAGGGGCGGACGCGTCATCTGCTCCGACATCCAGCTCGCGGCGGCCGAGGAGACCGTCGGCCTCATCGAGGCGCGCGGCGGCCAGGCCCTGGCGCTCGCCTGCGACGTCTCGAAGCTCGAGGAGGTGGAGGCGCTCGCCACCAAATCCGAACAATGGCTCGGCAATCCCGTGGACCTGGTGGTGAACAACGCCGGGGTCGGGATCGGCGGCCGCCCCATCGGGGTCATCCCCATCGAGGACTGGCACTGGACGGTGGGTGTGAACCTGTGGGGCGTGGTGCACGGCTGCCACGTGTTCGCCCCGCGCCTCCGCGCGCTCGGGCGCGGCGGCATCATCAACGTGTGCTCCGCAGCCAGCTTCGCGTCGGCGCCCATGATGGGGCCCTACAACGTCACCAAGGCGGCCGTGCTGGCGCTGTCCGAGACGCTCGAGGCGGAGCTCTCAGGGAGCGGCGTGCGCGTCACGGCGCTCTGCCCCACCTTCGTGAAGACCAACATCGTCACCAACGGCCGTATCCCCGAGGCCACCTCGAAGCTGGGCAGCCAGATGATGGCGCGCACCGGGGTGTCGCCCGAGGGCGTGGTGAAGACCACATTGGACGCCCTCGACGCCCACCGCCTCTACGTGCTGCCGCAGCTCGAGGCGCGGCTCATCTGGCGCATGAAGCGCTTGGCTCCGGTGGCCTACAACAAGAGCTCGGGGCTCCTCGGACGGATGTTCGCCCCGCGCGACGCGAAGGGAGCCGACCATGGCGCAAGTTGA
- a CDS encoding TetR/AcrR family transcriptional regulator, translating to MPRKPKQERSKATYDAIVEAAFICVAERGTAHTTTRHIAEVAGIGVGSLYEYFANKEEVFDAMNQRFVAEVVAMLTPLTPQLVRSNIGDAIRLMLQHFGEFLNKNDQRYLKCARDAVGVDIKSYLHPVTKLLSEIVIQVVMHHPEYMRLRRIPAMTYIFMHGGIFTVLQHLSDPNPPITYEELTEGLAEMVTHYVAREMQLTRVL from the coding sequence ATGCCACGCAAGCCCAAGCAAGAGCGCTCCAAGGCCACCTACGACGCCATCGTCGAGGCAGCGTTCATCTGCGTCGCCGAGCGCGGCACCGCCCACACCACCACGCGCCACATCGCCGAGGTGGCCGGCATCGGGGTGGGCTCGCTCTACGAGTACTTCGCCAACAAGGAGGAGGTCTTCGACGCCATGAACCAGCGCTTCGTGGCGGAGGTGGTGGCCATGCTCACGCCGCTCACGCCGCAGCTCGTGCGCTCCAACATCGGCGACGCCATCCGGCTGATGCTCCAGCACTTCGGCGAGTTCCTGAACAAGAACGACCAGCGCTACCTCAAGTGCGCGCGCGACGCGGTGGGCGTGGACATCAAGAGCTACCTGCACCCCGTCACGAAGCTGCTGTCGGAGATCGTGATCCAGGTGGTGATGCACCACCCCGAGTACATGCGGCTGCGGCGCATCCCCGCCATGACCTACATCTTCATGCACGGGGGCATCTTCACCGTGCTGCAGCACCTGTCGGATCCGAACCCGCCCATCACCTACGAGGAGCTGACCGAGGGTCTGGCGGAGATGGTGACGCACTATGTGGCGCGCGAGATGCAGCTGACGCGGGTGCTATAG
- a CDS encoding DUF2236 domain-containing protein produces the protein MSWQSIPAPGSLQYTERFSEAFLDSLRSKGDPLADAVIAELAETMPLTDVGDLLAEVRRRVGRSPACAAFIQAGVRLPAWVDFDAMRAGQRLIAQFPVHMGLGLFSGSLVGGAVFPKMALVTAMTGMLSGDTNKRLDETAAMVLRMSMPGTLEPGGEAHELFVRVRLLHGALRRFLPETGRFRHPTEVPINQQDLAITLGLFGYVNVRSLARMNIHLTPEERASFTLLWRYAGFVLGIDDALLPHTAEEQREFFLASLKHQARPDKLSDKNRVVMDNFARQVHQSLPLVKESVARDLLYQICRYLSGDEYVTGMQLPNLGDDYWGLRLLRGLGTGASFVHRHVPGGEDALYRFGVTHYRRSLRLMEKKKDKQGTYRVRTTQDAFPAPAAAAGQ, from the coding sequence ATGTCCTGGCAATCCATCCCCGCCCCGGGCTCGCTGCAGTACACCGAACGCTTCAGCGAGGCCTTCCTCGACAGCCTGCGCTCCAAGGGCGACCCCCTCGCCGACGCCGTCATTGCCGAGCTCGCCGAGACCATGCCGCTCACCGACGTGGGCGACCTCTTGGCCGAGGTGCGCCGCCGCGTGGGCCGCTCCCCCGCCTGTGCTGCGTTCATCCAAGCGGGCGTGCGGCTCCCCGCCTGGGTGGACTTCGACGCCATGCGCGCGGGCCAGCGGCTGATCGCGCAGTTCCCCGTGCACATGGGCCTCGGCCTGTTCTCGGGCAGCCTGGTGGGCGGCGCGGTGTTCCCCAAGATGGCGCTGGTCACGGCCATGACCGGCATGCTCAGCGGCGACACCAACAAGCGCCTCGACGAGACCGCCGCCATGGTGCTGCGCATGTCCATGCCCGGCACGCTCGAGCCCGGCGGCGAGGCCCACGAGCTGTTCGTGCGCGTGCGCCTGCTGCACGGCGCGCTGCGGCGCTTCCTGCCCGAGACGGGCCGCTTCCGGCACCCCACCGAGGTGCCCATCAACCAGCAGGACCTGGCCATCACGCTGGGCCTGTTCGGCTACGTGAACGTGCGCAGCCTGGCGCGCATGAACATCCACCTCACCCCCGAGGAGCGCGCCTCCTTCACGCTGCTGTGGCGCTACGCCGGCTTCGTGCTGGGCATCGACGACGCGCTCCTGCCGCACACCGCCGAAGAGCAGCGCGAGTTCTTCCTGGCCAGCCTCAAGCACCAGGCGCGCCCCGACAAGCTCAGCGACAAGAACCGCGTGGTGATGGACAACTTCGCGCGCCAGGTGCACCAGTCGCTGCCGCTGGTGAAGGAGAGCGTGGCCCGCGACCTGCTCTATCAGATCTGCCGCTACCTCTCGGGCGACGAATACGTGACCGGCATGCAGCTGCCCAACCTGGGCGACGACTACTGGGGCCTGCGCCTGCTGCGAGGCCTCGGCACCGGGGCGAGCTTCGTGCACCGCCACGTGCCCGGCGGCGAGGACGCCCTGTACCGCTTCGGCGTCACGCACTACCGGCGCTCGCTGCGCCTGATGGAGAAGAAGAAGGACAAGCAGGGGACGTACCGCGTGCGCACCACGCAGGACGCCTTCCCCGCGCCGGCCGCTGCGGCTGGCCAGTAG
- a CDS encoding ferritin-like domain-containing protein gives MAQVDLEKMLTKIKATQWGLGDVDWEAPGAERITPEQWPKLKVFMADLMWIEHVGARGFAAMAKTAPTATLREIYTYFHAEEQRHANAEMALMKRWGMLDGDTLPEPNINLRLVIEWLDKYADEMPFYVLGAVIPMLEIALDGALCRFLLDTVDDPVCHAAFDRINGDEARHLAVGFTVMEQQGVDKNAMQLMRMCAPMVDPRLLLGIAVYLPLLNKMRDNIVELGLPEKRLYDVMAKFGKIGGRTREGRRNPWFQVIQHHARVVIDRRNRFYHVPVDAMVRASGQIPKEALPPVPTWVNELTWRPAA, from the coding sequence ATGGCGCAAGTTGATCTCGAGAAGATGCTCACCAAGATCAAGGCCACCCAGTGGGGCCTCGGTGACGTGGACTGGGAGGCCCCCGGCGCCGAGCGCATCACCCCCGAGCAGTGGCCCAAGCTGAAGGTCTTCATGGCGGACCTCATGTGGATCGAGCACGTGGGCGCGCGTGGCTTCGCGGCCATGGCCAAGACGGCGCCGACCGCCACGCTGCGCGAGATCTACACCTACTTCCACGCCGAGGAGCAGCGCCACGCCAACGCGGAGATGGCGCTCATGAAGCGCTGGGGCATGCTGGACGGCGACACGCTGCCCGAGCCCAACATCAACCTGCGGCTGGTGATCGAGTGGCTCGACAAGTACGCCGACGAGATGCCCTTCTACGTGCTGGGCGCGGTCATCCCCATGCTGGAGATCGCGCTCGACGGGGCGCTCTGCCGCTTCTTGCTCGACACCGTGGACGACCCGGTCTGCCACGCGGCCTTCGACCGCATCAACGGCGACGAGGCGCGCCACCTGGCGGTGGGCTTCACGGTCATGGAGCAGCAGGGCGTGGACAAGAACGCCATGCAGCTGATGCGCATGTGCGCGCCCATGGTGGACCCGCGCCTCTTGCTGGGCATCGCGGTCTACCTGCCGCTGCTCAACAAGATGCGCGACAACATCGTGGAGCTGGGCCTGCCGGAGAAGAGGCTCTACGACGTGATGGCCAAGTTCGGGAAGATCGGCGGGCGCACCCGCGAGGGCCGCCGGAACCCCTGGTTCCAGGTCATCCAGCATCACGCGCGCGTGGTCATCGACCGCCGGAACCGCTTCTACCACGTGCCCGTGGACGCCATGGTGCGGGCCAGCGGTCAGATCCCGAAGGAGGCGCTGCCGCCCGTGCCTACCTGGGTCAACGAGCTCACCTGGAGGCCGGCCGCGTGA